The following coding sequences are from one Ornithodoros turicata isolate Travis chromosome 1, ASM3712646v1, whole genome shotgun sequence window:
- the LOC135385800 gene encoding uncharacterized protein LOC135385800: MQKILDDASHFITLPNDPTQKSERRLVDHLRDLKKKERLDEVTYRRLFSSDGFTPRLYGLPKIHKPDCPLRPIVSFIGSPTYNLSKHLVNLITPVTGRNGLTLSNYKEFVRLIQDQVVDDNDIMVSFDVVSLFTNVPTAFAVKVAEARLRDDSTLPTRMSLTVEDIIILLRFCLNQSHFSFRGQVYHQIEGCPMGSPVSVTMASLVMEYVEESAFQRFTHNIKFYRRYVDDTFVILNRNLLDEFHSTLNSIEPSIQFTCELEQENRLPFLDVSIRRLTTGLIQTSVYRKPCDTGNFLNFESYHPIEHKRSVVRTLLQRCEDFATCPEQRTSEEMIIKESLMKRGYPLRFFENTRKRMHVPRTRRKDDFRHGIVTIPYVKGVSESIRRALLPLKIKTAFKPCLKLRSLISKPKDHIPPESQTGVVYKVQCLGCEVSYIGETGRKRSTRLKEHERDVRNSTNATRSKTELTEHCWNTDHSFDYANAVTLAREQRWGPRKLLESWHLRGEPSVCNTNRGPLPEVFADLVK, from the coding sequence ATGCAGAAGATTCTCGATGATGCTTCCCATTTCATCACGCTGCCGAATGATCCTACCCAGAAATCTGAACGCCGTCTTGTCGATCACCTCCGTGACCTCAAGAAAAAGGAACGCCTCGATGAAGTGACGTATCGACGCCTGTTCTCGTCGGATGGCTTCACACCCAGACTCTATGGCCTCCCCAAAATTCACAAGCCTGATTGCCCCTTACGACCCATCGTTTCTTTTATTGGATCCCCAACATATAACCTGTCAAAACACCTTGTGAATTTAATCACCCCAGTCACCGGACGGAATGGTCTGACACTGTCTAACTACAAGGAGTTCGTTCGTTTGATTCAAGATCAAGTCGTCGATGACAACGACATCATGGTCTCTTTTGATGTTGTCTCCCTTTTCACTAACGTCCCCACAGCGTTTGCAGTGAAAGTGGCTGAAGCACGACTACGTGACGACAGCACCCTTCCCACACGTATGTCTCTCACAGTGGAGGACATTATCATCCTGCTACGCTTCTGTCTGAACCAATCCCATTTTTCGTTTCGGGGGCAGGTCTACCATCAGATTGAAGGTTGTCCGATGGGCAGCCCGGTGTCCGTGACAATGGCTAGTCTCGTCATGGAATATGTTGAAGAATCTGCCTTCCAACGATTTACCCACAATATCAAGTTCTACCGACGGTATGTCGACGACACTTTCGTGATCCTAAATCGCAACCTCCTAGACGAATTCCATTCGACCCTGAACAGCATTGAACCGTCCATTCAGTTCACTTGCGAACTTGAACAGGAGAACCGGCTCCCCTTCCTGGACGTGTCCATACGCAGGCTCACCACCGGCCTGATTCAAACTTCCGTCTACCGCAAGCCCTGTGATACCGGTAATTTCCTAAatttcgaatcctaccatccgATTGAACACAAACGCAGTGTAGTGAGAACCCTGCTTCAACGCTGTGAAGATTTCGCCACTTGCCCGGAACAACGTACGTCCGAGGAGATGATAATCAAGGAGTCACTCATGAAACGAGGATACCCGCTACGTTTCTTTGAgaacacacgaaaacgcatgcaCGTACCCAGGACCCGAAGGAAAGACGATTTCCGACACGGCATCGTTACCATCCCATACGTCAAAGGTGTATCAGAATCCATTCGGCGAGCCCTCCTCCCGTTAAAAATCAAGACTGCATTCAAGCCCTGCCTGAAACTTCGTTCACTGATTTCTAAGCCAAAAGACCATATTCCCCCTGAGTCCCAGACGGGTGTTGTGTATAAAGTACAGTGTCTCGGTTGCGAGGTGTCCTACATTGGAGAGACGGGCCGCAAGCGCagtacaagactaaaagagcacgaaCGAGATGTCCGCAACTCAACAAACGCAACGCGATCTAAGACAGAGCTCACCGAACATTGTTGGAACACAGATCACTCTTTTGACTACGCGAATGCTGTGACCTTAGCTAGGGAACAAAGGTGGGGCCCCAGGAAACTGCTTGAGTCATGGCACCTGCGAGGAGAACCttcagtgtgtaataccaatcgcggccccctccccgaagtgttcgccgacctggttaagtaa